One genomic segment of Pseudomonadota bacterium includes these proteins:
- the rplM gene encoding 50S ribosomal protein L13: MSTVFANSESVRGDWFVVDATDKVLGRLSTQIAMRLKGKHKAIFSPHVDMGDHIVVLNAEKIKVTGNKLDDKIYYHHTGAIGGIKSIALGKLLKEHPERAIEFAVKGMLPKGPLGRKMYKKLHVFAGDKHPHAAQQPKQLEI; this comes from the coding sequence ATGAGTACTGTTTTTGCGAATTCCGAAAGCGTGCGTGGCGACTGGTTCGTGGTGGATGCCACGGACAAGGTCCTGGGCCGCCTCTCCACCCAGATCGCGATGCGCCTCAAGGGCAAGCACAAGGCGATCTTCAGCCCGCACGTGGACATGGGCGATCACATCGTCGTGTTGAACGCGGAGAAGATCAAAGTCACGGGCAACAAGCTCGACGACAAGATCTATTACCACCACACCGGCGCCATCGGCGGCATCAAGTCGATCGCCCTCGGCAAGCTGCTCAAGGAACATCCTGAGCGCGCCATCGAATTCGCCGTGAAGGGCATGCTCCCCAAGGGCCCGCTCGGTCGCAAGATGTATAAAAAGCTGCACGTGTTCGCGGGCGACAAACATCCGCACGCCGCCCAGCAGCCGAAGCAACTCGAAATTTAA
- a CDS encoding YihY/virulence factor BrkB family protein encodes MYLAFWNWLDRYLFGEYSEGTTPGALTLRLLRYPYALLRDLSRGQINLYAMGLVYATLLSLVPLIAFAFAVLKAFGAHRELGPIIYEFFKPMGEASATQFTAKVMQFADSVSTGVVGSLGLALLLWTLLGTIKKVEDGFNFLWRVEHARSFARRVTEYVALLIVGPIVVVSFIGLSHNALDTASAGFGRFVPFWDRMTSWGLEVSPYFMVAAIFTAVYMFVPNTKVKWKPALIGGVTAGVLWAAVGKLFTALVVFSTRLTIVYAGFAIIVAALLWTYFGWLILLVGAQLSFYVQNRNYLRLGLTELRMSAVQRETLTLKVMYLIARSYHDGKNRWSVDSISHELGMPGIAISRIVNALEGAHLLTLADDERLLPARDLGNISIQEIMDIARNEKAGQVSSRTIKIPAVDAIAGTMDAAWRKSCGEMTLRDLIEE; translated from the coding sequence ATGTATCTCGCGTTCTGGAACTGGCTCGACCGATACCTGTTCGGCGAGTATTCCGAAGGAACAACTCCCGGGGCGCTCACGCTGCGCCTGCTGCGTTATCCGTACGCGCTGCTGCGCGATCTATCGCGCGGCCAGATCAATCTATATGCCATGGGTCTCGTGTACGCGACGCTGCTGTCGCTGGTGCCGCTCATCGCCTTCGCGTTCGCCGTGCTCAAGGCGTTCGGGGCGCATCGCGAGCTCGGCCCGATCATCTACGAATTCTTCAAACCGATGGGCGAGGCGAGCGCGACCCAGTTCACCGCGAAGGTGATGCAGTTTGCGGACAGTGTCAGCACCGGGGTGGTCGGCTCGCTGGGTCTCGCCCTGCTGCTCTGGACCTTGTTAGGCACCATCAAGAAAGTGGAGGACGGCTTCAATTTCCTGTGGCGCGTGGAACATGCGCGCAGCTTCGCGCGCCGCGTCACCGAATACGTCGCGCTGCTGATCGTCGGCCCGATCGTGGTGGTGAGTTTCATCGGCCTGTCGCACAACGCACTCGATACCGCGTCGGCGGGTTTTGGACGATTCGTGCCGTTCTGGGATCGCATGACTTCCTGGGGCCTCGAGGTCTCGCCGTATTTCATGGTCGCGGCGATCTTCACCGCGGTTTACATGTTCGTGCCGAACACGAAGGTGAAGTGGAAACCCGCGCTGATCGGCGGGGTCACGGCTGGAGTCCTGTGGGCTGCCGTCGGCAAACTGTTCACCGCGCTGGTGGTGTTCTCGACACGCCTCACCATCGTCTATGCCGGCTTCGCCATCATCGTCGCCGCGCTGCTGTGGACCTACTTCGGCTGGCTCATCCTGCTGGTCGGCGCGCAGCTGTCGTTCTACGTGCAGAACCGCAACTACCTGCGGCTCGGGCTCACCGAGCTGCGGATGTCCGCGGTACAGCGCGAAACACTCACGCTCAAGGTGATGTACCTGATCGCGCGGTCGTATCACGACGGCAAGAACCGCTGGTCGGTGGACAGCATCTCACACGAACTCGGCATGCCGGGCATCGCGATCTCGCGCATCGTGAATGCGCTCGAAGGCGCGCACCTGCTCACGCTGGCGGATGACGAACGGCTGCTGCCGGCACGCGATCTCGGCAACATCTCGATCCAGGAAATCATGGATATCGCGCGCAACGAAAAAGCCGGCCAGGTGTCTTCGCGCACGATCAAGATACCGGCGGTCGACGCCATCGCAGGCACCATGGATGCCGCCTGGCGCAAGAGCTGCGGCGAGATGACGCTGCGGGATCTGATCGAAGAGTAG
- a CDS encoding MBL fold metallo-hydrolase has protein sequence MRMLITSLAAALFTGVCALAQQAPAPASLVRAGVTEKLTSHVWAIPDGSASLVPNVGIIVGKKAVLVVDTGMGTRNGQTVLAEVAKVGAGKPIYIVTTHVHPEHDMGAHVFPKDSKLIRSKEQIEDIAAGAGMNLVPVFEARSELNKELLQDAHHRDADIIFESQYSLDLGGVKVRMYSMGTNHTHGDTVVFVDGVLFSGDVAMKPQPAFANASAKISHWLASLDKLEAMKPVHVVPSHGPFGDASIIAGYRTYLTRVRDRSAELKKAGKTQDEAIQIITDEMVAQYPDKNRLAGAIRAGYAEAP, from the coding sequence ATGCGCATGTTGATCACGTCGCTTGCCGCGGCACTCTTCACCGGCGTCTGCGCCCTCGCTCAGCAGGCGCCCGCGCCTGCCTCGCTCGTGCGGGCAGGCGTCACCGAGAAGCTCACCTCGCACGTCTGGGCGATCCCGGACGGCTCGGCTTCCCTCGTCCCCAATGTCGGCATCATCGTCGGGAAGAAGGCCGTACTCGTCGTCGACACGGGCATGGGCACGCGCAACGGCCAAACCGTGCTGGCGGAAGTCGCCAAGGTCGGCGCGGGCAAGCCTATCTACATTGTCACCACACACGTCCATCCCGAACACGACATGGGCGCGCATGTGTTTCCGAAGGATTCGAAGCTGATCCGCTCGAAGGAGCAGATCGAAGACATCGCGGCGGGCGCCGGCATGAATCTCGTGCCGGTGTTCGAGGCGCGTTCCGAGCTCAACAAGGAACTGCTGCAGGACGCGCACCATCGCGATGCGGACATCATCTTCGAGAGCCAATACAGCCTCGATCTCGGTGGCGTGAAAGTGCGGATGTATTCCATGGGAACGAACCACACACACGGCGACACGGTCGTGTTCGTGGACGGGGTGTTGTTCTCGGGTGATGTCGCGATGAAGCCGCAGCCCGCCTTTGCCAACGCCTCCGCGAAGATCAGCCACTGGCTCGCGAGCCTCGACAAACTCGAGGCGATGAAACCCGTGCATGTCGTGCCGAGCCATGGGCCTTTCGGCGACGCGTCGATCATCGCCGGCTATCGCACGTATCTGACCCGCGTCCGCGACCGCAGCGCCGAACTCAAGAAGGCCGGCAAGACGCAGGACGAAGCAATCCAGATCATCACGGATGAGATGGTTGCGCAGTACCCGGACAAAAACCGGCTGGCGGGCGCGATCCGCGCGGGCTACGCGGAGGCGCCGTAG
- a CDS encoding cobalamin-binding protein: MPASFPSRIVCLTEETTETLYLLGEDRRIVGISGFTVRPPRARREKPKVSAFTSAKIDKIVALQPDLVLGFSDLQADIAAELIRAGIEVHVFNHRSVAEILRMIATLGGMVGCEGKAAALIAQLEVGVEKVRQSAAKFTRRPRVYFEEWDEPQISGIRWVSELVGIAGGDDVFPELARESLGKNRIIADPLEVPRRSPDVILGSWCGKKFRPENVAARAGWIDVPAVRDGHLYEVKSSIILQPGPAALTDGLAEIHRCLSIWADGAENSGAGVQFS; encoded by the coding sequence ATGCCGGCCAGTTTTCCTTCACGCATCGTCTGTCTCACCGAGGAGACCACGGAGACGCTGTACCTGCTGGGTGAGGATCGGCGCATCGTGGGTATTTCGGGGTTTACCGTGCGGCCGCCGCGCGCGCGCCGTGAAAAACCCAAGGTGTCCGCGTTCACCAGCGCGAAGATCGACAAGATCGTCGCGCTGCAGCCGGATCTGGTGCTGGGCTTCTCCGACTTGCAGGCGGACATCGCGGCCGAACTGATTCGCGCCGGCATCGAGGTGCACGTGTTCAATCACCGCAGCGTGGCGGAGATCCTGCGCATGATCGCGACGCTGGGTGGCATGGTGGGGTGCGAGGGAAAGGCGGCGGCGCTGATCGCGCAGCTCGAGGTGGGTGTCGAGAAGGTGCGGCAAAGCGCCGCGAAGTTCACGCGCCGGCCGCGGGTTTATTTCGAAGAATGGGACGAGCCACAGATCTCGGGGATCCGCTGGGTGTCGGAGCTCGTCGGCATTGCGGGCGGCGACGATGTGTTCCCCGAGCTCGCGCGGGAATCGCTGGGCAAGAACCGCATCATCGCGGATCCGCTCGAAGTGCCACGGCGCTCACCCGACGTGATTCTCGGCTCCTGGTGCGGGAAGAAGTTCCGGCCGGAGAACGTGGCTGCGAGAGCAGGGTGGATCGATGTGCCCGCAGTGCGCGACGGGCATCTGTACGAGGTGAAGTCTTCAATCATCCTGCAACCAGGACCGGCAGCGCTGACGGACGGACTGGCGGAGATCCACCGCTGCCTATCTATCTGGGCTGATGGTGCGGAGAATAGTGGTGCCGGGGTGCAATTCTCGTAA
- the rpe gene encoding ribulose-phosphate 3-epimerase encodes MTPWIAPSILSANFAKLGDEVNAVIAAGADVIHFDVMDNHYVPNLTIGPLVCEALRKHGVTAPIDVHLMVKPVDRIIPDFAQAGATYISFHPEASDHIDRTIGLIREHGCKPGLVFNPATPIDYLDYTLHKLDLVLLMSVNPGFGGQKFIPDVLDKVRAVRKLIDATGKPIRLEIDGGVKIDNIGEIARAGADMFVAGSAIFGAQDYKATIRAMRAAINR; translated from the coding sequence ATGACTCCCTGGATCGCGCCGTCGATTCTGTCCGCGAACTTCGCCAAGCTCGGCGACGAAGTGAACGCGGTCATCGCCGCCGGGGCCGATGTGATCCATTTCGACGTGATGGACAATCACTACGTCCCCAATCTCACGATCGGGCCGCTGGTCTGCGAGGCGCTGCGCAAACACGGCGTCACCGCGCCGATCGACGTGCACCTGATGGTGAAGCCGGTCGATCGCATCATCCCGGATTTCGCGCAGGCCGGTGCCACGTACATTTCATTCCATCCCGAGGCCAGCGATCACATCGATCGCACCATCGGGCTCATCCGCGAACACGGTTGCAAGCCTGGGCTCGTATTCAATCCGGCGACGCCGATCGACTATCTCGACTACACGCTGCACAAGCTCGATCTCGTGCTGCTCATGTCGGTGAACCCGGGATTCGGCGGCCAGAAGTTCATCCCGGACGTGCTCGACAAGGTGCGCGCGGTGCGCAAGCTCATCGATGCGACAGGTAAGCCGATCCGCCTGGAGATCGACGGCGGCGTGAAGATCGACAACATTGGCGAGATCGCGCGTGCCGGCGCCGACATGTTCGTCGCGGGTTCGGCGATCTTCGGCGCGCAGGACTACAAGGCGACCATCCGCGCGATGCGCGCCGCGATCAACCGCTAG
- a CDS encoding phosphoribosylaminoimidazolesuccinocarboxamide synthase, translating into MATMLPATSPASPVHTTSLRGLKKIHTGKVRDIYEIDADSMLIVTTDRISAFDVVMPDPIPEKGRVLNSISNFWFGRTQHIVPNHLTGRAIEEVVADPADRAQIKDRAVIVKRLKTVPLEAVVRGYVIGSGWKDYQKTGAISGIKLPAGLRQAAKLPQTLFTPSTKAALGEHDETISFDEAVKIVGADVAARVRDTAIALYEFAAAHARARGIIIADTKFEFAHGPDGGLVLIDEVLTPDSSRFWPADTWREGISPPSFDKQFVRDYLETLDWGKKAPGPKLPAEVIAKTSANYQEALKRLTE; encoded by the coding sequence ATGGCAACTATGCTACCAGCGACCAGCCCAGCCTCGCCCGTCCACACGACTTCGTTGCGTGGCCTCAAGAAAATCCACACGGGGAAGGTGCGCGACATCTATGAGATAGATGCGGATTCCATGCTGATCGTGACCACCGACCGGATTTCGGCGTTCGACGTGGTCATGCCCGATCCGATTCCGGAAAAGGGGCGCGTGCTCAATTCGATTTCGAATTTCTGGTTCGGGCGCACGCAGCACATCGTGCCTAACCATCTCACCGGGCGTGCGATCGAAGAGGTGGTCGCCGATCCGGCGGACCGGGCGCAGATCAAGGACCGGGCGGTCATCGTCAAGCGGCTCAAGACCGTGCCGCTGGAGGCCGTGGTGCGCGGCTACGTCATCGGTTCGGGGTGGAAGGATTATCAGAAGACCGGCGCGATCTCGGGCATCAAACTACCGGCGGGGCTACGGCAGGCCGCGAAACTGCCGCAGACGCTGTTCACGCCTTCCACCAAGGCTGCACTCGGCGAACACGACGAGACGATCAGCTTCGATGAAGCGGTGAAGATCGTCGGCGCGGACGTGGCCGCGCGCGTGCGCGACACCGCGATCGCGCTGTACGAATTCGCGGCCGCGCATGCGCGCGCGCGCGGCATCATCATCGCGGACACCAAGTTTGAATTCGCGCACGGACCGGATGGTGGTCTCGTGCTCATCGACGAAGTCCTGACACCGGATTCCTCGCGCTTCTGGCCCGCGGATACCTGGCGCGAAGGAATCAGCCCCCCGTCGTTCGACAAACAGTTCGTGCGCGACTATCTGGAGACGCTCGACTGGGGCAAGAAAGCGCCGGGCCCGAAGCTGCCGGCCGAAGTGATCGCGAAAACCAGCGCGAACTACCAGGAAGCCCTGAAACGCCTCACGGAATAG
- the djlA gene encoding co-chaperone DjlA → MSITGKVIGALVGLLLLRSPWGLLIGAILGHFYDQSVTPRRASGGAGPLEIGERFFSATFEVMGFVAKADGRVSEAEIAAARKVMAELRLDGVQIHAAIAHFTRGKNPDFDLDTTMQQLSAACAQRPDLLRVFLELQVRAALEGVDMQGPARTAVQRVAELLDVSRLELAHMEAVLRIRREQFKTGGGRAGGQSGSQPPPKQGGMQPAAAYQILEVDPKASDDEVAKAYRRQLSKHHPDKLKANGLPDSMLEHAKQRTQQIIEAYESIKSARQR, encoded by the coding sequence ATGAGCATCACCGGAAAAGTCATCGGCGCGTTGGTCGGTCTCCTGCTGCTGCGCAGCCCCTGGGGCCTCTTGATCGGCGCCATCCTCGGACACTTCTACGATCAGAGCGTAACTCCGCGCCGCGCCAGCGGCGGAGCGGGCCCGCTCGAGATCGGCGAGCGGTTCTTCTCCGCCACATTCGAAGTCATGGGCTTCGTCGCCAAGGCGGACGGGCGCGTTTCCGAAGCCGAGATCGCGGCCGCGCGCAAGGTGATGGCGGAGCTGCGCCTCGATGGCGTGCAGATCCACGCCGCGATCGCGCATTTCACGCGCGGCAAGAATCCGGACTTCGACCTGGACACCACCATGCAGCAGCTGTCGGCTGCCTGCGCCCAGCGCCCCGATCTGCTGCGCGTGTTCCTCGAACTGCAGGTGCGCGCCGCGCTCGAGGGCGTCGACATGCAGGGCCCCGCGCGCACCGCGGTCCAGCGTGTAGCCGAGCTGCTCGATGTTTCGCGGCTGGAGCTCGCGCACATGGAAGCCGTGCTGCGCATTCGCCGCGAACAGTTCAAGACCGGAGGAGGCCGCGCGGGCGGCCAGAGCGGCTCCCAGCCGCCGCCGAAGCAGGGCGGCATGCAGCCCGCGGCGGCATACCAGATCCTCGAGGTCGACCCGAAGGCGTCGGACGACGAGGTTGCCAAAGCCTACCGGCGGCAACTCAGCAAACATCATCCGGACAAGCTCAAGGCCAACGGCCTGCCCGACTCGATGCTCGAACACGCCAAACAACGTACGCAGCAGATCATCGAGGCGTACGAATCCATCAAGTCTGCGCGGCAGAGGTAG
- a CDS encoding cobalamin-independent methionine synthase II family protein, protein MRTSTDRILTTHVGSLPRSQAVTDVLFGREHHTITDAAAAGKIIADAVEAVVKRQVAAGVDVVSDGEMSKISYATYIADRFTGFDGDTPRDPGQDLVEFPRLLEKLAKLGSTAKYRRPKCVGEIRNKTFEPLQEDLRNFGRGVAAGSPVDAFLNAASPGVIAIFQPNDFYKTADEYLEAVAEALRGEYEAIVAAGFLVQIDAPDLGMGRHTMYRNATVAEYLAHAARHVEVLNHALRNVPAARVRMHCCWGNYEGPHHHDVPMRDLLPVLLKAKPQALLFEAANPRHAHEWTVFRDTKLPDDKILIPGVLSSTTNYVEHPELVAERLLRFADIVGRERVMAGSDCGFSTFAGFGAVDPDIVYMKLAAMAEGARIASRKLWG, encoded by the coding sequence GCGCGAACACCACACGATCACGGACGCGGCGGCGGCCGGCAAGATCATCGCGGACGCGGTGGAAGCGGTGGTGAAGCGGCAGGTGGCGGCCGGCGTCGATGTGGTGAGCGACGGCGAGATGAGCAAGATCTCCTACGCCACCTACATCGCGGACCGGTTCACGGGTTTCGATGGCGATACGCCGCGCGATCCGGGGCAGGACCTGGTCGAGTTTCCGCGGCTGCTCGAGAAGCTGGCGAAGCTGGGGTCGACGGCGAAATACCGCCGGCCGAAATGCGTGGGCGAGATTCGCAACAAGACCTTCGAGCCGCTGCAGGAAGACCTGCGGAATTTCGGCCGCGGTGTCGCGGCGGGCAGTCCGGTCGATGCGTTTCTCAATGCGGCTTCGCCGGGCGTGATTGCGATCTTTCAGCCCAATGATTTTTACAAGACTGCCGATGAGTACCTCGAGGCGGTCGCGGAAGCACTACGCGGCGAATACGAGGCCATCGTCGCCGCGGGGTTCCTGGTGCAGATCGACGCGCCGGACCTCGGCATGGGCCGCCACACGATGTATCGCAATGCGACGGTGGCCGAATACCTCGCGCACGCCGCACGGCATGTCGAAGTGCTGAACCACGCGCTGCGCAATGTGCCGGCCGCGCGGGTGCGCATGCACTGCTGCTGGGGCAACTACGAAGGGCCGCATCACCACGACGTGCCGATGCGCGATCTGCTGCCGGTGCTGCTCAAGGCCAAGCCACAGGCGCTGCTCTTCGAAGCGGCCAATCCGCGCCACGCGCATGAGTGGACGGTGTTTCGAGATACGAAGCTGCCCGATGACAAGATCCTGATTCCGGGAGTGTTGAGCTCGACGACCAACTACGTCGAGCACCCGGAGCTCGTCGCCGAGCGGTTGTTGAGATTCGCGGACATCGTCGGTCGCGAACGCGTCATGGCGGGCTCGGACTGCGGCTTCAGCACCTTCGCCGGCTTCGGCGCGGTAGACCCGGACATCGTCTACATGAAGCTTGCGGCGATGGCGGAAGGGGCGCGGATCGCCAGCCGCAAGCTGTGGGGCTAA
- the coq7 gene encoding 2-polyprenyl-3-methyl-6-methoxy-1,4-benzoquinone monooxygenase codes for MAKGPSLDTFISAADRALRALLAPPAAGRPTPVPAPVPAREAQRADSAPTPRLTDEDKRESAALMRVNHAGEVAAQALYHAQAMLARDPDVREFMLRAAREETDHLAWCETRLHELGARPSLLNPLWYAGSFGIGALAALLGDRASLGFVAETERQVEGHLKGHLDKLPRDDVRSRAIVEAMCHDEAGHGREARNAGGASLPGPVRELMRRTAQVMTHTSYRF; via the coding sequence ATGGCGAAGGGCCCCTCCCTCGACACCTTTATCTCCGCGGCGGACCGCGCCCTGCGTGCGCTGCTTGCCCCGCCGGCCGCCGGACGGCCGACCCCCGTGCCGGCCCCAGTCCCTGCCCGCGAGGCCCAAAGGGCCGATTCGGCCCCGACCCCCCGCCTTACCGACGAGGACAAGCGCGAATCCGCCGCCCTTATGCGGGTCAATCATGCCGGTGAAGTGGCCGCCCAGGCGCTGTACCACGCACAGGCCATGCTCGCCCGCGACCCGGACGTCCGGGAATTCATGCTGCGCGCCGCCCGCGAGGAGACCGACCACCTGGCCTGGTGTGAGACCCGCCTCCATGAGCTGGGCGCGCGACCCAGCCTGCTCAACCCGCTCTGGTACGCCGGGTCCTTCGGCATCGGAGCGCTGGCCGCACTACTCGGCGATCGCGCCAGCCTGGGGTTCGTGGCCGAGACCGAACGCCAGGTCGAAGGACATCTGAAGGGGCACCTGGACAAATTGCCGCGCGACGATGTTCGCAGCCGCGCCATCGTCGAGGCCATGTGTCACGACGAGGCCGGTCATGGCCGCGAGGCGCGGAATGCGGGTGGAGCATCGCTCCCCGGACCCGTGCGCGAATTGATGCGGCGAACTGCGCAGGTGATGACGCATACTTCGTACCGGTTTTAA
- the rpsI gene encoding 30S ribosomal protein S9: MPAQAAKPHYGTGRRKTAAARVYMKAGTGKITVNDRPLDEFFGRETGRMIVRQPLELVQMADKFDFTVTVAGGGITGQAGAIRHGITRALMEYDGELRKALRVAGFVTRDAREVERKKVGRRKARRGPQYSKR, translated from the coding sequence ATGCCCGCCCAAGCAGCAAAGCCGCACTACGGCACCGGCCGTCGCAAGACCGCCGCCGCGCGCGTCTACATGAAAGCCGGTACCGGCAAGATCACGGTCAACGATCGTCCGCTCGACGAATTCTTCGGTCGCGAGACCGGCCGCATGATCGTGCGCCAGCCGCTCGAGCTCGTGCAGATGGCCGACAAGTTCGATTTCACGGTGACGGTTGCGGGCGGTGGCATCACCGGCCAGGCCGGCGCCATTCGTCACGGCATCACCCGCGCGCTCATGGAGTACGACGGTGAGCTGCGCAAGGCATTACGCGTCGCCGGCTTCGTCACGCGCGATGCGCGCGAAGTCGAGCGCAAGAAGGTCGGCCGCCGGAAGGCGCGTCGTGGACCGCAGTACTCGAAGCGTTAA